In one window of Plasmodium cynomolgi strain B DNA, chromosome 13, whole genome shotgun sequence DNA:
- a CDS encoding hypothetical protein (putative), translating to MEEEVNEGKKEGDKGGSEDNDTLYDELFSLVCSDKDIVKREAFKILLGLIDNESMVAYIKNNEKKCLKILISALNSNYEVVALQCLVNLSAHIPKELIQRNLIEIVFDILRDEEETEAKGHTEMYIMLVANLSREKAGIYKILDLPEEKQKGEVQTEEKAKKAEQEERNELAVSYYLNKLLHLFSKPIVTASINKQITDKYFFIAHILINVSSVKECVEFFKSVFLLNMLGKQMLQQDRCAAVLQCVINLCLSEVLHPYVFHEDCYLIPRVLSLVYTREKASGEEFLNLSSIATSQKGTNKDPVHQLILDICDISHLADMYTEITPGCIYIE from the exons atggaggaggaggtcaacgaggggaagaaggaaggGGACAAAGGAGGTAGCGAAGATAACGACACTCTATATgatgaattattttctctcgTTTGTTCGGACAAGGATATTGTTAAAAGGGAGGCTTTTAAAATCCTGTTAGGTCTTATTGACAATGAGTCGATGGTGGCATACATAAAGAACAACGAGAAGAAATGTTTGAAGATTTTGATTTCCGCACTGAACTCCAATTACGAGGTGGTTGCTCTCCAGTGTTTGGTGAACCTGTCCGCACACATCCCCAAGG AACTAATACAGAGGAACCTCATCGAAATTGTGTTCGACATCCTGAGGGACGAAGAGGAGACCGAGGCGAAAGGCCACACGGAGATGTACATCATGCTGGTGGCAAACCTCTCGAGGGAAAAGGCaggaatatataaaattttggaCCTCccggaggagaagcaaaaaggggaggtgCAGACGGAGGAGAAGGCGAAGAAGGCGGAGCAGGAGGAGAGGAACGAGTTAGCCGTGAGTTACTACCTTAACAAGCTGCTGCACCTTTTCTCCAAGCCAATCGTCACAGCTTCGATTAATAAGCAGATCACAGacaagtatttttttattgcacatattttaattaacgTATCATCTGTAAAAGAGTGCGTCGAGTTTTTCAAAAGCGTGTTTCTTTTGAATATGTTAGGCAAGCAGATGCTCCAACAGGATAGATGTGCAGCTGTACTTCAATGCGTAATAAATCTTTGCCTGAGTGAGGTTCTTCATCCTTATGTGTTTCATGAAGACTGCTATTTAATACCTCGTGTCCTTTCTCTTGTGTACACACGTGAAAAGGCTAGCGGAGAGGAATTTTTAAACCTTTCGTCGATAGCTACTAgccaaaaagggacaaaCAAAGATCCAGTACATCAGCTCATTCTGGATAT ATGTGACATCAGCCACCTGGCCGACATGTACACAGAGATCACCCCGGGATGCATTTACATCGAGTGA
- a CDS encoding probable protein arginine N-methyltransferase (putative) has product MNQGKFEMREGVYNEKGGGKGNNWEKEPKGFNAEELQNFFSTWRKFYKEKTNELGERKNFLVFDKEKDLDSGNTEYFNSYNYIHIHEDMIKDEVRTRTYYDAIRKNEHLIKDKIVLDVGCGTGILSFFAAMSGAKHVYSIEKSNIIYTAVKIRDENNLTDKITFLKGLAEEIELPVDKVDIIISEWMGYCLLYENMLDTVLYCRDKWLREGGLLFPDKAYMYMAGIEDSLYREEKFDFWRNCYDLNYTSVLPILKEEVVIDYVDKNFIISFTTGPYGGHTHWKQIVLYTDHVLTVEKHEVLRGMFALRKNAKNKRHIDMKLHYVFEGAHTRARATQFFNIS; this is encoded by the exons atgaaccagGGCAAGTTCGAAATGAGGGAAGGTGTGTACAACGAAAAGGGAGGAGGCAAGGGGAACAACTGGGAAAAGGAACCCAAGGGATTTAACGCAGAGGAGTTGCAAAACTTTTTCAGCACTTGGAGAAAATTCtacaaggaaaaaacaaacgaattaggagagagaaaaaactTCCTGGTATTTGACAAGGAGAAGGATCTGGACAGCGGAAACACTGAGTACTTTAACTCGTACAACTATATCCATATACATGAGGACATGATAAAGGATGAAGTGAGGACAAGGACTTACTATGATGCTATTAGAAAGAATGAGCATTTGATAAAGGACAAAATTGTGTTAGACGTGGGATGCGGAACGGGAATCCTCTCCTTCTTTGCTGCCATGTCGGGGGCAAAGCATGTGTACAGTATCGAAAAAAGTAACATCATCTATACGGCGGTAAAAATCAGAgacgaaaataatttaacgGACAAAATAACCTTCTTGAAGGGATTGGCGGAGGAAATCGAGCTGCCCGTGGACAAAGTGGACATCATAATATCAGAGTGGATGGGTTACTGTCTGTTGTACGAAAATATGTTGGACACGGTTCTTTACTGTAGAGACAAATGGCTAAGGGAGGGAGGACTGCTCTTTCCCGATAAggcatacatgtacatggCTGGCATTGAAGATAGTTTAtatagggaagaaaaatttgactTTTGGAGAAATTGTTACGACCTAAATTACACTTCAGTGTTGCCAATATTGAAGGAAGAAGTCGTTATCGATTATGTAGACAAGAATTTCATC ATCAGCTTCACCACCGGGCCGTACGGGGGACACACACATTGGAAGCAGATCGTGCTGTATACCGACCACGTGCTCACTGTGGAGAAGCATGAGGTGCTGCGCGGCATGTTTGCTCTCAGGAAAAACGCCAAGAATAAGAGACACATCGACATGAAGCTACACTACGTCTTCGAAGGCGCCCACACGCGCGCGCGCGCCACGCAGTTCTTCAACATAAGCTGA
- a CDS encoding ribosomal protein L21e (putative), with amino-acid sequence MGGKSKGKRSGTRYKFSKKFRKHGECTANKFLENINYGDYVDIVCDSTQQKGMPFNFYHGRTGKVFHITKRGVGVLVNKRVKHRIIEKKVCVRIEHVRKSRCNEDFKLRKEKNAEIIKEAKLKKEFISIKRQPEGPKPAAMIKVPPTKIITVEPLPFYEEY; translated from the coding sequence atgggaggaaaGTCGAAGGGAAAGAGGTCTGGTACGAGGTATAAGTTCTCGAAGAAATTCAGAAAACATGGTGAATGCACAGCGAATAAGTTTTTGGAAAACATAAACTACGGAGACTACGTAGATATTGTATGCGACTCGACTCAACAGAAAGGTATGCCTTTCAATTTCTATCATGGAAGAACAGGGAAGGTATTTCATATCACAAAGAGAGGTGTTGGAGTGTTAGTAAACAAACGAGTTAAACATCgaattatagaaaaaaaggtttgcGTGAGAATTGAACATGTCCGTAAATCACGATGCAACGAGGATTTCAAActgaggaaggaaaagaatgCGGAAATCATCAAGGAAGCTAAACTGAAGAAGGAGTTTATTTCCATAAAGAGGCAACCTGAGGGACCTAAACCCGCTGCCATGATTAAAGTCCCCCCCACCAAAATTATCACCGTCGAGCCGTTGCCATTTTACGAGGAGTATTAG
- a CDS encoding basic transcription factor 3b (putative), protein MDKISPEILAARAKLKEKMGGNLRQIGGKGSARRKIKKVHKNSMSNEKKINLILKKIGASYFGDVDEICVYKAGDTYMEFKRPKLSASLQSNTYVVTGKFTEQKIDINKIFEGLKGNKNVDMNLLEKIKNDPNIKNLLNKENNGNEKKEEAAEESADVPDLVENFEEVSKEEEK, encoded by the coding sequence ATGGACAAAATATCGCCAGAAATTTTAGCCGCGAGGGCGAagctgaaggagaaaatgggaGGGAACCTGAGACAAATCGGTGGCAAAGGAAGTgcaagaaggaaaataaaaaaggtacataaaaACTCCATGTccaatgagaagaaaattaatttaattttaaaaaaaatcggtgCTTCCTACTTTGGGGACGTCGATGAGATATGTGTTTACAAAGCAGGAGATACATACATGGAGTTTAAAAGGCCAAAGCTATCTGCATCGTTACAATCCAACACGTATGTCGTGACAGGGAAGTTCACAGAACAGAAAATcgatattaacaaaatatttgaggggctgaaaggaaacaaaaatgtcgATATGAATCTAttggagaaaattaaaaatgacccgaatataaaaaatttgcttaataaggaaaataatgggaatgagaagaaggaggaagctGCGGAGGAATCAGCTGACGTGCCGGATCTCGTTGAGAATTTTGAGGAGGTTtccaaggaggaggagaagtaa
- a CDS encoding hypothetical protein (putative), whose protein sequence is MHGDIQNDIIKSLPFTFSKVELASCNGRGQKGKTKQTNINGTPAHVVDRTQDGHTDEGSHTDEGSQADESSQADESSHTDESSHTDEGSHTDEGSHTDESSDTYGNSPPEGTNHPNYYECAGGGTVKEKKRKRKEAKKDSRFNDQRQLCARTRGRDTTSKIKGRPSVSGMQDTQGVGEGGHREGLHYSPDAFNERAYVTVERSKLKNWGVQNYLDVDRLSLSVSTSSMGDKAAGEEDDTSSDEESLARRASGQGNDIFGESLFSSFNLNFDPFGGVSDHLGEGLGTHLGADPGAHLGAHLGEGFPTDDASNARVKDAPNRTDTDQTVATPLLEVDKTHSLEEDKEMHLFDSLKNFYTKNNKKIKLINYSKILNTSLCKRVHNALEGQQDKVLETSNGGKGRKGSDGRDGGDGRKDTRSRDGGKDTRSRGDDPSLGQKMTEHNVKAIIMNIKKRLGFYSGEERQETRKGSQVETREEKLRHQKGREKRREKRRERRHEKRRERRHEKRRDERYRVAHGNKPTFCDSLNYSRDEPLSDSVTNELCSGEEPDSAAEVDAVAEVDAVAEVDAVAKVDADGASQSAEKRIHKGDSQNLLNYKSFVSDDFNLSNDRDDLLESSASRNSHGDTPPSCSEGCASTDNEELFALSTSSAQFKRSFLRAVGRVSNEVGGNEVVGSDGGGEEGQAGEKGQADGGAHTDGGIHTGGGTHDDCHRDYGNPSREPPQGDTQTNKQKEINCQKVLKREEFPTGTDQNCYRSVPSSEESPLKECILNGEEESHSKSVFYINEDIKKDEMKKLTSCREVKYDEDVATCAGELLKDFTTEGQQQSTWNGSNSQRGEENESNKFGKTEGVEILSQEMNTYMLDVFNNQVKHLNELVTNVLS, encoded by the exons ATGCACGGCGACATCCAAAACGATATTATTAAAAGCCTGCCCTTTACGTTCAGCAAGGTGGAGTTGGCTAGCTGCAATGGAAGGGGGCAGAAAGGGAAAACGAAACAGACCAACATTAATGGTACCCCCGCGCACGTTGTGGACCGTACTCAGGATGGCCACACCGATGAGGGCAGCCACACTGATGAGGGAAGCCAAGCCGATGAGAGCAGCCAAGCCGATGAGAGCAGCCACACTGATGAGAGCAGCCACACTGATGAGGGCAGCCACACTGATGAGGGCAGCCACACTGATGAGAGCAGTGACACATACGGGAATAGCCCCCCTGAGGGGACCAACCACCCCAACTATTACGAATGTGCGGGGGGAGGAACagtgaaagagaaaaaaaggaaaaggaaagaagctAAAAAGGACAGCCGTTTTAACGACCAA CGTCAACTGTGCGCGCGAACACGCGGGAGAGACACGACAAGCAAAATTAAAGGGCGACCCTCGGTGAGCGGAATGCAGGACACGCAAGGAGTAGGGGAGGGAGGACATCGCGAGGGATTGCATTACTCCCCGGACGCATTTAACGAAAGGGCATATGTGACTGTAGAGAGAAGCAAGCTGAAAAATTGGGGCGTCCAAAATTACCTTGACGTGGATAGGCTAAGCTTGTCCGTTTCGACGAGCAGCATGGGGGACAAGGCCGCAGGAGAGGAGGATGATACTTCTAGCGATGAGGAGAGTCTCGCAAGACGGGCGAGCGGACAAGGGAATGACATTTTCGGCgagtcccttttttcctccttcaatTTGAACTTCGACCCGTTCGGGGGGGTAAGCGATCATTTGGGGGAAGGTCTTGGCACACATCTCGGGGCAGATCCTGGGGCACATCTCGGGGCACATCTCGGGGAAGGCTTCCCCACCGATGACGCCTCCAACGCAAGAGTGAAGGACGCTCCAAATCGCACGGACACTGACCAGACAGTAGCCACCCCCCTTCTTGAGGTAGACAAAACCCACTCGCTGGAAGAAGACAAAGAAATGCATCTATTCGATTcactaaaaaatttttacacaaaaaacaacaaaaaaattaagctcATTAATTATAGTAAGATTTTAAATACAAGTCTGTGCAAACGTGTGCATAATGCTTTGGAGGGTCAACAGGACAAGGTACTGGAGACAAGCAACGGAGGGAAGGGCAGGAAGGGCAGCGATGGCAGGGATGGCGGGGATGGCAGGAAGGACACACGTAGCAGGGATGGCGGAAAGGACACACGTAGCAGGGGGGACGACCCCTCGCTCGGCCAAAAGATGACAGAGCACAATGTAAAGGCGAttattatgaatataaaaaaaaggcttggTTTTTACTCGGGGGAGGAGCGGCAGGAGACTCGGAAGGGGTCACAGGTGGAGACGCGGGAGGAGAAGCTGCGTCACCAGAAGGGGCGTGAGAAGCGACGTGAAAAGCGGCGTGAGAGGCGACATGAGAAGCGGCGTGAGAGGCGACATGAGAAGCGGCGTGACGAGCGGTACCGCGTGGCGCACGGAAACAAACCCACCTTTTGCGACAGCCTAAATTACTCAAGGGACGAGCCGCTCTCCGATAGCGTGACAAACGAACTGTGCAGTGGGGAAGAACCCGACTCAGCTGCAGAAGTAGATGCAGTTGCAGAAGTAGATGCAGTTGCAGAGGTAGATGCAGTTGCAAAAGTGGACGCAGATGGAGCTAGCCAAAGTGCGGAGAAACGGATTCACAAGGGAGACAGCCAAAATCTCCTTAATTACAAAAGCTTCGTTTCAGatgattttaatttatcaaaCGATAGGGATGACCTCCTCGAGTCGTCCGCATCTCGTAACAGCCATGGGGATACCCCCCCGTCGTGCAGCGAAGGGTGCGCGAGCACAGACAATGAAGAGTTGTTCGCGCTGTCTACGTCATCGGCGCAGTTTAAGCGGAGCTTTCTGCGGGCCGTAGGGCGGGTCTCCAACGAGGTGGGCGGCAATGAGGTGGTCGGCAGTGATGGTGGGGGTGAGGAAGGCCAAGCGGGTGAGAAAGGTCAAGCGGATGGTGGCGCCCACACGGATGGTGGTATCCACACGGGTGGTGGTACCCACGACGATTGCCACCGCGACTACGGCAACCCCAGCAGGGAACCCCCCCAAGGGGACAcccaaacaaacaaacaaaaagaaataaattgcCAAAAGgtattaaaaagggaagagtTCCCAACAGGGACGGATCAGAACTGTTATAGGAGCGTCCCCTCTTCGGAGGAGAGTCCCCTAAAGGAGTGTATTCTAAATGGAGAGGAGGAGAGCCATTCAAAATCGGTTTTCTATATTAATGAAGACattaaaaaggatgaaatgaaaaaattaacatcaTGTAGAGAGGTGAAGTATGATGAGGACGTAGCCACATGTGCTGGTGAGTTACTCAAGGATTTTACAACCGAGGGGCAGCAACAGTCTACATGGAATGGAAGCAACTCCCAAAGGGGTGAAGAAAACGAATCTAACAAGTTTGGCAAAACGGAAGGGGTGGAAATTTTATCACAAGAAATGAACACCTATATGCTAGACGTTTTCAACAACCAAGTTAAGCATCTTAATGAATTGGTGACAAACGTTTTGTCctga